CAACAAGAAATTGAACCTGACTTTCAAGCGGATCCAGGGGTTCGTGGGGTATAAGGACAACACGCTGGCAATGTCGTTTGCGGACCCATTTTTTCTTGCCGTGGAGAGGACTAACCTAATGCGGGTGAGATGGACATCGAGTAGCCCTGATGATCCGGGGAATTGGGAGGAGACAGAGGAGAAATTGGGGAAGGAGAAGGCGACGAGGAAAGTTGGTTTCAATTTGAGATTCTTCGTATGGACCACTTTCCAATCTGGGTCTTGGTGGACCAGGCACGTTATTTTGAGAGTCTTTTGTGACGATTTGAAGATCGACTTCGGCACTCCCAACTCCGTTAATGGCTCCTTCTCCGCCCATGGCCACCACATGCATTGCGCGGTTCTCATGTAGAACCATCGCCTCTGTTCATGGGtaatcgttttttttttttttttttttttttttttttttttttNATTTTTTCAcccattaaattttgagaaataaaaaataatactaaataGATCTGAGGATTTCGTgtctattttgttttgtatttttcagGCAAGTAGGGATTGTGAGTGACGTTGAAGGACAAAATGGTAAATTAGATGAAGAGttgtttcatatatattttaggaatatagttttctttttgttttttttaatctcttttgtTCTCTTTAAGTAAGAATTTGGTTCCTTTTTGTAAGgagataaatgaaaattgtaaattaaaccctttttttttttttttttttttttaaattatctacTAAATCTCNTTCCtcatttctttgtaatttaacgaagaatttcatgaaaaaatttaactaataaaTGGGCTTGTTAAGAGCACAAAGCCGAATACACAATGGATTGTGGACCAGAATCCAAAAATGATGTGTTTGGGCTTTGATTAGATCAGGCCCAATCCTCCCCAGACtttcatgaaatttgaaattggaatataacaaacataataattattatttttttggttgttttagTGATAGTAATAAGGAatccaaaaaatgaaattagaaatattaGATAATAAGAGTATGATATCTAAATTATGAATTGATATGATTGGGTGTGGATTCCATGAGGCATGTTATGAATCATGCTTATAAAGGACCATCAATCAACACACAACCACCATTCTTCTCGTCTCATTGTCCTTTTTCAAGCCATCACGTAATCACATGAACtatgctttattattattattagtttgtATAAAACTATACTATATATCTTTTTTCCAAACATaatatactaaattaaaataaaggaCCTCCCAACccaaaatgaaattagtttGAAAGCAATGTACCCAATTGATGCATATTTTGCTACTCCCAATAAGCAATTTAGAGCATAGACcacggttacaaatgatatcaaagtcatgcccttaactagTCAATCCTAAGTGtaagttgtgagtctcgaatgtgtagtcaaaagtgattcaagtgtcaaacaaattgtgtattttgttttagggTTCTAGAGAatgagtcgagccttgatttAAAGGGGCATGTTCGAGTACACTATGGGtctatttgaattattatcatcattaaCTTAATTGGGGCATGTTCGAGTACACTATGGGtctatttgaattattatcatcattaacttaatttttaaaatctttattaGTTAATAAAGAAAACGTATGAATCAAggaacattttattttattttattttattttattttatctatttattttgtcAATCATTTATGAAAGGAACAATTATTAGGAACCATGTTTGATGCCAACAAAaatcctatatatatatatatacacataaacAGTCTGTATAAAATGGTATTTAGCTTCAGGAGCCAAAGCAATCAAAATATTGgaagaaatttaattcttaaattgtggttgttttattttacaccgactttaaaaacatatatttaaattaaaataactcacaatttgaggaatgaaattgaatattcttaaattttaaatactaaaataaaaagatttagttaataaaattttatttattcaagtATGATGCGTCTaggaataattaaaaagataaaataaagctaagcttttttgttttttttttttttaattatcacaTAATAATATACCCTTTTTGACctgttgaaaagaaaaaacatagcCGCCATGACTCCACGTCTAAACACGCCATCACCCATCGTTGTACTCTGCACCACAAATTGCTCCGTTCACAttggattaaaatatatttaatttcatattgttTATAAACTATATTACCCtttggttaaaaataaatatttaccacattttccattttaataatatatattaggtGAAACATATAGgagaataaatgaataattatggcttttcattttaataataaatgagagaagaaaaaaataaaaagaaatgaaaatgataggAAGTAACCAAACAGAACGCCGACACAATGGCCTGTCGGTGCACTGCATTTTGCACAGCGAAGCGAGGGGATTGTTGACGTGTAAGCCTAGTGGGCCCCATCGTACTCCACGTCGCTTTTGACTTTTTCAACATCAATCAATATCCTACGTCGACGGGGATCCATTTCCACGCCCATCCCTTAGAAAATActcatttcttaatttttactaattattaaaaatgctCCTTTGTTGACCGAACAGAACGGGCAGCACTGCGTTTAAATCCATAATTAAATTCTGAGAAGCtaattaattgtaattattatgtaatttATCACCCATgtgatgattttaaaataatcgaATAATTCGCGTTTTTCCGGATCGGGTTATGGATCCGAGACcatattaattcattttccagtaaaaaataaaaatgtatctttttctctttttgttaaattaaattctatttttaaattattttatttttaattcttcaacTTCCCCGTTGCCATAAATATCTCCATCCATTTTCAACACTTAAATTGACAATGACaccaattttgttctttttacctGATGAAAGATGAGTAAGACTAcggtaaaatttaattttaaaatcaaaataaaataataattgttaaggatatttagtaataaattatagtttaccatatatattatatttgatattttattataaagcaaatattagatatttgccttattgtcataggtatctttccatttattgttatttccatttattactattttcatatccttgtaatttatttgattataaataagataactttcacaccatttaggtgtggtggattaatcaaacattcacaataatattcaaatttattcaaaattaacctgccatctaatttttaaataatgtaatatGATTTGACGGtaaatatcttattattttgtttttcttgttgagaggtcaaaattgtaattttccACGatattttcaaccattttcttcaatttgaaaaAGGATGCTAATGGTGGGACCGGATTGAAAATGAACGGTGtagattaaatataaaaataccatcCAATCTCTTCACACCCACACTATATTCCTCCTCTTAACCAGTGGTCAGTTCACACAAACGCCATTTCCgcgttcttcttcttcttcttcttcatcttcattttcctcGCCGCTCAGAACTGCCATGGCGTACGACTGCGAGAAGCACTGCAAGAATAAGCGCAAAAAACTCGTCAAACTAATCGGCGCTATCATCGGCATCTTCATCGTCCTCGTCCTCTTCACCATCCTCATAATCTGGGCCGTCCTCCGCCCCACAAAGCCCACTTTCGTCCTCCAAGACGTCACTGTCTACGCCTTCAACGCCACCGTCCCCAGTTTCCTCACCTCCAATTTCCTTCTCACTGTCACCTCCCGCAACCCCAACCGCCGCATCGGAATCTACTACGACGACCTCCGCGTCTACGCCGTTTACCGCAACCAACAGATCACTCTCCGGACCATCATCCCTGGTTTCTACCAAGGCCATAAAGACGTCAACGTATGGTCTCCTTTCGTCTCCGGCACCGCCGTACCGGTAGCGCCGTTCATCAGTTCTGCTCTGAATCAAGACCGAAGCGCCGGAGCGCTGCTGCTGCTAGTTAAACTCGAAGGACGGGTCCGATGGAAGGTGGGGAACTTCATTACCGGCCGGTATCATCTCCACGCGAACTGCCCAGCGGCGATTAACTTCGGCGGGTATCCGAGTCCGAGCGATGGGTCGATTGTTCAGTATAACGTCAAGTACCAGGTTGTTCAGCGATGCGACGTCAGTGTTTGATGGTAAGTAAGCTCAAATATAAACGCCGTTACTTAACggttgtattattattattattattattttttttaattttatgagtaAACGTGTTTTTACGATTATATTGGTAGGTTTTATACAAAGTGCACAAGCCgtgttggaaagaaaaaaaagaaaatataattttcgcAAAAGGATTGGCGAAAATTAAatgtgtttaaattttaataaatgaaattagtgGGAATGTATGGTAATTATTGTCTCCTTCGGTGGCATTTTCGTCAATGCACactttatcttattttattttatttttataatttctcaTCCTATTTTTGTGGTATTTTTAGCAAAATAATgagttaataataatttaaaaaaaaaaattaaggttatagttgaaattaaaattttaattgaactaaaaatagaGGAGTTACGTAAGGGACACGCTATTCactttattttccattttccatttaaacattaaaataaatgtggCTTTAATTAGGTAGCCTATTAAATTTAGGTATAggaatttaataatttttttatttgaaattaacaaatttaaatgtcTAAACACAAACTAAGTTATTAGCAATTATGTTGatgttaaatttataatcattgaattaaaccctaaattattaaatttgtttgttcgtattatttcaatttttaaagttaaatcgAATTCAATTGTAATGTAGAATCAAACATGTttcgaaaaacaaaatttaaaagattctAAATCTAAAAAGGTCGATTATTGAAATGAAGTGTTATGTAGAAGCTTCatatccaaaataataataatgggtATGAAAAGTGGAACTTAAGGGTGTGGGGTTGGTGTTCCACATGGGTAATGGATGGTGctcaatttctatttttcctttacttatttaaatcttttcaTATCCTATGCTTTATTGTTCTTTCCCAATGTTATTAATTGCAAAGTTTGccaaacttttcaattatcAATGTACTAAAGTTTCGTGCTTTCTCCATTTCCCAATTTTGTCCCCACTTCCTTTCATTTtgcaaattaatttattctaaTCTACTCGGGTTTAAAGCTTGTGTGGTTTGTCTCATTTAATCATTTCGCCTCTCTTGATGGAGACTCGTTAACTTTAATGTCAATTAATGCTGTGGTTGTTCAAATTGAATTGTATTTATGATTGTATATTAATAAGATAAGGTCTTCTTGTACGGTGTTtatatgagatctcacgtcgtcagagaagaaaacaaaacgttccttataaataatgttaaaattgaCGCCAATACATAACATGTCAAAGCAGACAGTATTATGAGCTTAAACTACGTCTGTTTAtggattaaatatttaattctttagtggtaagagttttttttgttttttttgttttttttgttttttttttatataaaaaatgaactttcAAATGGTTTGGGCTTTCTCAAGGCCTAGGCCCAAAACGGGATTGAAAATACTAGCCTTGTCCAGTTTGATCCGGGCCGGGTTGTGGCCCATGTTCAATCCATTCACTTCCAATAGAAAGTTGTGTTTTTTCCTATCCGTTGGTTGGTTCACcatattttcttaattgaataaataaacataccattaactaaatatatttacttcaaatttcataaatatagaTACACAAATATGTcccatatttattattattattgtattttttctcgaacaaaataaaaattttaaattttactcgAAGTTAACAACTAGCCATAGAattggaattaaaaattatattttcattaatattcataacctttaaatagaatacaagTTACCAACTAATacttataaataatgaaaatattaactaattaaataacaagaataaaataaaatatactattaatcaaattttaaaggaaatattaagatataatagtaagatatattccataattaatatattctccaaatattatatctgaactctactaaaaataattcattttcgATATAAGTTTACATTTttcaactattttatttaaaaaatttcaaaataattctttatatatataaatacaaataaataattttgcaATATGCTTGTTctaaattaagatttattctcaaatttttttccttttttccgtaagatttattaaaaaaaaaaaagaatatgaattCTCAGAATAAAtaccaaatttattatataaatatacaaaaactagaatatttattcatatgaacataaaaaaatgaatataaaaacaaaaaaacaataatggaAATAATTAGAGTTGACTCAGTCAAAACAATCGCCAAAAGTTGACCGAGTCAAAAAACCGGAGGTGGCCAATCAGAAATCGAAATTGCAGCGAGTGGCctgaaagaaagtaaaagagGTGGCACTTGATTCCAATGGAACCTTCAATTCGCAGTTGACCTTTGGCTTCAACTTCCCAATCCTAACGGCGCCCAATTTCAACCTCAACCGTGGACGGAACTTGACGTCGATGTTGAACACGCCGGCGAGTTTCTCGGCGTTGAACTCTGTCAGCTCCTGGGCGCCGAGGAGGACGAGCTGCTGGCCGTTGAATTGAGGGGTTACGACGGTGGTGGTCTTGTGGCCTTGGTAGAAGGGCGGCAGCCATTGGGTGTTAAGCCTCTGGTCCTTGTAAAAGGGGGAGGCTTCGATGGCGTCGTAGTACACTCCAATTCGCTTGTTGGGGTTTCTAATGGTGAGGTTTAAAGCGAGATTGTAATGGAGCTGGTTGCCGGTGAAGTTGAATTGGGTGAGTTCGGCGCTGGTGACGTCGAACCTGAGCTTATTGGGACGGAATACGAGCCATAATATCAACACCGCTATGCCAACCACCACCACTATGCCAATGATGAGCTTGATAATGGTGCTGAGGAGGCAGCAGGCGCAGCCTCGGCCGTGGCCGTGGCGGTGGTAGGTCTTTGTGGGTGGAGGGACGGAGGGGCCGTAGAAGGCGCCGTTCAAATGGGGTTGTTTGTCAGCCATGTGGCGGAGAGAGAAGGGTGAGTATTTGGTGTGAAGAGAGAATTGGGAGTGAAATGATGTGGGAATTTGGAGGTGATGATTTTGATATAAATAGTGAAGGAAGATGGCGTTTATACGCGTAGTGGAAGCTTTGTAGGAACTTTCTCAATATGTATTTGAaaacatatttgaaaatggagaCAACCGAGAAAGAAGGGAGGTgatgatcttcctcttaattagtcaatataAGACTACTCTTCTCAGTAATCATCAACAGTCTCTCTGCCGTTGATAGAAACAACAAAtacataagctcttatggtaAAAATGTTTCATACGAATGGAGATAGTATCCTTAACTTATGTACCCATGGTTTATTTTGGACTCCAACATCAAACGCCGAAGTTTgtagaaataaagaaaaaataataaagaaagattgaggtgaggaaaataaagagaaacaaGAAGGAGGCTAAAAGCTTATCAGTGGATTTGTTCCCACAAGAC
This portion of the Cucurbita pepo subsp. pepo cultivar mu-cu-16 chromosome LG08, ASM280686v2, whole genome shotgun sequence genome encodes:
- the LOC111801013 gene encoding NDR1/HIN1-like protein 1, with protein sequence MAYDCEKHCKNKRKKLVKLIGAIIGIFIVLVLFTILIIWAVLRPTKPTFVLQDVTVYAFNATVPSFLTSNFLLTVTSRNPNRRIGIYYDDLRVYAVYRNQQITLRTIIPGFYQGHKDVNVWSPFVSGTAVPVAPFISSALNQDRSAGALLLLVKLEGRVRWKVGNFITGRYHLHANCPAAINFGGYPSPSDGSIVQYNVKYQVVQRCDVSV
- the LOC111800684 gene encoding NDR1/HIN1-like protein 10; this encodes MADKQPHLNGAFYGPSVPPPTKTYHRHGHGRGCACCLLSTIIKLIIGIVVVVGIAVLILWLVFRPNKLRFDVTSAELTQFNFTGNQLHYNLALNLTIRNPNKRIGVYYDAIEASPFYKDQRLNTQWLPPFYQGHKTTTVVTPQFNGQQLVLLGAQELTEFNAEKLAGVFNIDVKFRPRLRLKLGAVRIGKLKPKVNCELKVPLESSATSFTFFQATRCNFDF